A stretch of the Mycobacterium shigaense genome encodes the following:
- the serB gene encoding phosphoserine phosphatase SerB — translation MNTPPKVSVLITVTGVDQPGVTSALFAALSGHGIELLNVEQVVIRGRLTLGVLVSCPPDVAESIVVGDGVEDAIHAVGLDVTIERSDDVPIIQDPSTHTIYVLGRPITASAFGAVAQEVAALGVNIDLIRGVSDYPVTGLELRVSVPPGTDGALRTTLNRVSSAERVDIAVEDYSLERRAKRLVVFDVDSTLVQGEVIEMLAARAGAEGAVAAITDAAMRGELDFAESLHQRVATLAGLPATVIDEVAEQLELMPGARTTLRTLRRLGFRCGVVSGGFRRIIEPLAHDLMLDFVAANDLEIVDGTLTGRVIGPIIDRPGKAKALRDFAAQAGVPMEQTVAVGDGANDIDMLSAAGLGIAFNAKPALRAVADASLSHPYLDTLLFLLGVTRGEIEAADAGDLGVQRVEIPSE, via the coding sequence GTGAACACACCACCCAAGGTGTCGGTGCTGATCACCGTCACCGGTGTGGATCAGCCAGGCGTCACATCGGCCCTCTTTGCGGCCCTGTCCGGGCACGGCATCGAATTGCTCAACGTGGAGCAGGTGGTGATCCGGGGCCGGCTGACGCTGGGCGTGCTGGTGTCCTGCCCGCCGGACGTCGCGGAAAGCATCGTGGTCGGCGACGGCGTCGAGGACGCCATCCACGCGGTGGGCCTCGACGTCACCATCGAGCGCAGCGACGACGTGCCGATCATCCAGGACCCGTCCACCCACACCATCTACGTGCTGGGCCGCCCGATCACCGCCTCGGCATTCGGTGCGGTGGCCCAGGAGGTCGCGGCGCTGGGCGTCAACATCGACCTGATCCGCGGGGTCTCCGACTACCCGGTGACCGGCTTGGAGTTGCGGGTGTCGGTGCCGCCGGGGACCGACGGCGCACTGCGGACCACGCTGAACCGGGTCTCGTCCGCCGAGCGCGTCGACATCGCGGTCGAGGACTACAGCCTGGAGCGCCGAGCCAAGCGGTTGGTGGTTTTCGACGTCGATTCCACTCTGGTTCAGGGTGAGGTCATCGAGATGCTGGCGGCCCGCGCGGGTGCCGAGGGCGCGGTCGCGGCGATCACCGACGCGGCGATGCGCGGCGAGCTGGATTTCGCGGAGTCGCTGCACCAGCGGGTGGCCACGCTGGCCGGCCTGCCCGCCACCGTGATCGACGAGGTGGCCGAGCAGCTCGAGCTGATGCCGGGCGCCCGAACGACACTACGCACGTTGCGCCGCTTGGGTTTTCGGTGCGGCGTGGTCTCCGGCGGTTTCCGGCGGATCATCGAACCCCTGGCTCACGACCTGATGCTCGACTTCGTCGCTGCCAACGACCTGGAGATCGTCGACGGCACGCTGACCGGCCGCGTCATCGGGCCCATCATCGACCGCCCCGGCAAGGCCAAGGCGCTGCGGGACTTCGCCGCGCAGGCCGGCGTGCCGATGGAGCAGACCGTCGCCGTCGGTGACGGCGCCAACGACATCGATATGTTGTCGGCGGCCGGGCTGGGCATCGCGTTCAATGCCAAGCCGGCGCTGCGCGCGGTGGCCGACGCATCGCTGAGCCACCCCTACCTGGATACCTTACTGTTCCTGCTCGGGGTCACCCGCGGCGAGATAGAGGCCGCCGACGCCGGCGACCTCGGCGTGCAACGCGTCGAGATTCCGTCGGAGTAG
- a CDS encoding ABC transporter ATP-binding protein → MRHDNRVPDIGPETDDAVADPDLLIDFRNVSLHRDGHTMVGPLDWAVELDERWVIIGPNGAGKTSLLRIAAALEHPSAGVAFVLGERLGRVDVSDLKLRIGFSSSALAQRVPSDEVVRDLVVSAAYAVLGRWRERYEDVDYQRVADMLESLGAEHLVDRTYGTLSEGERKRVLIARALMTDPELLLLDEPAAGLDLGGREELVARLTDLAADPDAPAIVLVTHHVEEIPPGYTHCLLLSEGQVVAAGLLPDVLTSENLSTAFGQSIALEVVDGRYFARRVRTRAAHRRLE, encoded by the coding sequence ATACGGCACGATAATCGCGTGCCCGACATCGGCCCCGAAACTGATGACGCCGTAGCCGATCCGGATCTGTTGATCGACTTCAGGAATGTGTCGCTGCACCGCGACGGCCACACCATGGTCGGCCCGCTGGACTGGGCCGTCGAACTCGACGAGCGGTGGGTCATCATCGGCCCCAACGGCGCGGGCAAGACATCGCTGCTGCGGATCGCTGCCGCGCTCGAGCACCCATCCGCCGGCGTGGCGTTTGTGCTTGGCGAGCGGCTGGGCCGCGTCGACGTCTCCGATTTGAAGTTGCGGATCGGGTTCAGCTCGTCGGCGCTGGCGCAGCGGGTGCCCAGCGACGAAGTGGTGCGCGACCTTGTCGTGTCGGCGGCGTACGCGGTGCTGGGCCGCTGGCGGGAGCGGTACGAGGACGTCGACTACCAGCGGGTGGCCGACATGCTGGAGAGCCTGGGTGCCGAGCACCTCGTCGACCGCACCTACGGGACGCTGTCGGAGGGTGAGCGCAAGCGGGTGCTGATCGCGCGAGCGCTGATGACCGACCCCGAACTGCTGCTGCTCGACGAGCCCGCCGCTGGCCTGGATCTGGGCGGCCGCGAGGAACTGGTGGCCCGGTTGACCGACCTGGCCGCCGACCCGGATGCGCCGGCGATCGTGCTGGTCACCCACCACGTCGAGGAGATACCACCCGGCTACACCCACTGCCTGCTGCTGTCGGAGGGCCAAGTGGTGGCGGCGGGGCTGCTGCCTGATGTACTGACCTCGGAAAACCTGTCGACCGCATTCGGCCAGTCGATCGCGCTGGAGGTGGTCGACGGACGCTACTTCGCGCGGCGCGTCCGTACCCGTGCGGCTCACCGGAGGCTCGAATGA
- a CDS encoding NUDIX hydrolase, which yields MTTPPEPLVARPAATVMLIRESRKGIAVFLMRRHAQMEFAAGTVVFPGGGVDDRDRNAEIAWAGPPPEWWAQRFGVEPDLAEALVCAAARETFEESGVLFAGPADQSLSSPDGIVRDASVYGEARRALAERSLSFADFLRRENLVLRADLLRPWANWVTPEAERTRRYDTYFFVAALPEGQRADGENSESDRAQWATPQAAIDEFEAGRCFLLPPTWTQLDSLAGRTVAEVLAVERQIVTVQPHLEIQGDNWIFEFFDSDRYHRAREKGGMGWRH from the coding sequence ATGACGACACCGCCCGAACCGTTGGTAGCGCGGCCGGCGGCGACTGTGATGTTGATCCGCGAATCGCGCAAGGGCATCGCCGTCTTCCTGATGCGCCGGCACGCGCAGATGGAGTTCGCCGCGGGCACGGTGGTGTTTCCCGGCGGCGGCGTCGACGACCGCGACCGCAACGCCGAGATCGCCTGGGCCGGACCGCCGCCGGAGTGGTGGGCGCAGCGGTTCGGCGTAGAGCCCGACCTGGCCGAGGCGCTGGTCTGCGCCGCCGCCCGGGAGACCTTCGAAGAATCCGGGGTACTGTTCGCCGGGCCGGCCGACCAATCCCTTTCGTCACCCGACGGGATCGTGCGCGACGCCTCGGTGTACGGGGAGGCCCGCCGGGCGCTGGCAGAGCGGTCGCTGTCGTTCGCCGACTTCCTGCGACGCGAGAACCTGGTGCTGCGGGCCGACCTGCTGCGGCCGTGGGCCAACTGGGTCACCCCCGAGGCCGAGCGCACCCGCCGCTACGACACCTACTTCTTCGTCGCCGCCCTCCCGGAGGGCCAGCGCGCCGACGGCGAGAACAGCGAATCCGACCGCGCGCAATGGGCGACGCCGCAGGCGGCCATCGACGAGTTCGAGGCGGGCCGGTGCTTCCTGCTGCCGCCGACCTGGACCCAGCTGGACTCGCTGGCAGGGCGAACCGTCGCGGAGGTGCTGGCCGTCGAACGCCAAATCGTCACGGTGCAGCCGCATTTGGAGATCCAGGGCGACAACTGGATCTTCGAGTTCTTCGACTCCGACCGCTACCACCGGGCCCGGGAAAAGGGCGGGATGGGCTGGCGGCATTGA
- a CDS encoding DUF222 domain-containing protein: protein MFGFPAHYGKNWPALNDCLSDVFDDPVDARFAAAALHLGPLLTDAERRYLTCEATGEVWFERDGEAIGAGRTTRLISRRLRRALEHRDRACVEPGCGASRGLHAHHLQHREDGGPTELANLVPVCAYHHRLHHQGGITLTGPAADLVVTDSDGRRLDAGSLAHPPSQAPPDVPPCPGPTGERAQWWWYTPFQPHPPPTTN from the coding sequence ATGTTCGGCTTCCCTGCGCACTACGGAAAGAACTGGCCTGCTCTCAATGACTGTCTGAGCGACGTCTTTGATGACCCGGTCGACGCCCGTTTTGCCGCGGCGGCGTTGCATCTGGGTCCGCTGCTGACCGACGCTGAGCGCCGGTATCTGACGTGTGAGGCCACCGGTGAGGTGTGGTTCGAACGTGACGGTGAGGCGATCGGCGCCGGGCGGACCACCCGGCTGATCAGCCGCCGGCTTCGCCGCGCCCTGGAGCATCGCGACCGCGCCTGTGTGGAGCCCGGGTGCGGGGCCAGCCGCGGTCTGCACGCCCACCACCTTCAACACCGGGAAGACGGCGGCCCGACCGAGTTGGCCAACCTGGTGCCGGTCTGTGCTTACCACCACCGGCTGCACCACCAGGGCGGCATCACGCTGACCGGTCCTGCCGCCGACCTCGTGGTCACCGACAGCGACGGGCGCCGGTTGGATGCAGGGTCGTTGGCGCACCCGCCGTCCCAGGCCCCGCCCGACGTCCCACCGTGCCCCGGGCCCACCGGCGAACGTGCCCAATGGTGGTGGTACACACCCTTCCAACCCCACCCACCACCCACAACTAACTAG
- a CDS encoding class I SAM-dependent methyltransferase, whose product MTEVTPAAHVTADQVEAARHDTKLAQVLYHDWEAETYDEKWSISYDQRCVDYARGRFDAAVPDAVLRELPYDRALELGCGTGFFLLNLIQAGVARRGSVTDLSPGMVKVATRNGQSLGLDIDGRVADAEGIPYDDDTFDLVVGHAVLHHIPDVELSLREVIRVLKPGGRFVFAGEPTNVGEVYARSLSTLTWRVATNVTKLPGLGGWRRPQVELDESSRVAALEAIVDLHTFAPEDLERMAENAGAVQIRTASEEFTAAMFGWPVRTFEASVPPGRLGWGWAKFAFTGWKALSWVDANIWRHLAPKGWFYNVMVTGVKPS is encoded by the coding sequence ATGACCGAAGTAACTCCGGCCGCCCACGTCACGGCCGACCAGGTCGAAGCCGCCCGGCACGACACCAAGCTGGCCCAGGTGCTCTATCACGACTGGGAAGCCGAGACCTACGACGAGAAATGGTCGATCTCCTACGACCAGCGCTGCGTGGACTACGCACGCGGCCGGTTCGACGCGGCCGTCCCCGACGCGGTCCTGCGTGAGCTACCGTACGACCGCGCCCTCGAATTAGGTTGCGGCACAGGATTTTTCCTACTCAACCTGATCCAGGCCGGCGTCGCGCGGCGCGGGTCGGTCACCGACCTGTCGCCCGGCATGGTCAAGGTCGCCACCCGCAATGGCCAATCGCTGGGTCTGGACATCGACGGCCGGGTCGCCGACGCCGAGGGCATCCCGTACGACGACGACACCTTCGACCTGGTCGTCGGCCACGCCGTGCTGCACCACATCCCCGACGTCGAGCTGTCGCTGCGCGAGGTGATCCGGGTGCTCAAGCCCGGCGGCCGGTTCGTCTTCGCCGGTGAGCCGACCAACGTCGGCGAGGTCTACGCCCGGTCGCTGTCCACCCTGACCTGGCGGGTGGCGACCAACGTCACCAAGTTGCCCGGCCTGGGCGGCTGGCGCCGCCCGCAGGTCGAGCTCGACGAGTCCTCGCGCGTCGCGGCGCTGGAAGCCATTGTGGACCTGCACACGTTCGCTCCCGAGGACCTGGAGCGGATGGCGGAAAACGCCGGCGCGGTGCAGATTCGGACCGCCAGCGAGGAATTCACCGCGGCGATGTTCGGCTGGCCGGTCCGCACCTTCGAGGCATCCGTGCCGCCCGGCCGGTTGGGCTGGGGCTGGGCCAAGTTCGCGTTCACCGGCTGGAAGGCTCTGAGCTGGGTCGATGCCAACATTTGGCGGCACCTCGCGCCGAAGGGCTGGTTCTACAACGTGATGGTCACCGGGGTCAAACCGTCCTGA
- a CDS encoding class I SAM-dependent methyltransferase produces the protein MRFTGDDVSYLRSEAGVAALAAVADLALTDATRIADTARARARFGARAPVLVETTLLRRRATEKLGEFGVSGWLFTDEALQQATAAPVALHRAGRLAATERSVHDATCSVGTELAALQRAGVRALGSDIDPVRLAMARHNVGQVVDLCRADALRPITRDAVVVVDPARRSGGQRRFRPDDYQPGLAPLIDTYSDRDLVVKCAPGIDFELLRRLGFDGEIEVTSYRGSVREACLWSVGLAEPGVRRRASVLDRGERLTDAESDDCGVGPAGRWIVDPDGAVVRAGLVRHYGARHGLWQLDPDIAYLSGAELPPGVRGFEVLEQLDFDERRLRQALTGLDCGALEILVRGVPVDPDALRRRLRPRGGRALSVVVTRLGSGSAGRATAYICRASR, from the coding sequence CTGCGCTTCACCGGCGACGACGTCAGCTATCTGCGGTCGGAGGCGGGTGTCGCCGCGCTGGCCGCCGTCGCCGACCTCGCGCTGACCGATGCCACCCGGATCGCCGACACCGCCCGGGCGCGGGCCCGATTTGGTGCCCGGGCGCCGGTGCTGGTGGAGACGACGTTGCTGCGTCGGCGCGCGACCGAGAAACTGGGCGAATTTGGGGTGTCCGGCTGGCTGTTCACCGACGAGGCCCTGCAGCAGGCCACCGCGGCGCCGGTTGCTTTGCACCGGGCCGGGCGGCTGGCCGCGACCGAGCGATCGGTGCACGACGCGACATGTTCGGTCGGCACCGAATTGGCGGCATTGCAGCGCGCGGGGGTGCGAGCGCTGGGCAGCGACATCGACCCGGTACGGCTGGCGATGGCGCGCCACAACGTCGGGCAGGTTGTCGACCTCTGCCGGGCCGACGCCCTGCGCCCGATCACCCGCGACGCGGTGGTCGTCGTCGACCCGGCGCGCCGCAGCGGCGGGCAGCGCCGGTTTCGCCCAGACGACTATCAGCCGGGCCTGGCGCCGCTCATCGACACCTACTCCGACCGCGACCTCGTCGTAAAGTGTGCTCCCGGAATTGATTTCGAACTACTGCGGCGGCTTGGGTTCGACGGCGAAATCGAGGTGACGTCGTATCGCGGCTCGGTGCGCGAGGCGTGCCTATGGTCGGTGGGGCTGGCCGAGCCGGGCGTGCGCCGCCGCGCGAGCGTGCTCGATCGCGGCGAACGCCTCACCGACGCCGAGTCTGACGACTGCGGCGTGGGCCCGGCCGGGCGATGGATCGTCGACCCGGACGGCGCGGTGGTGCGGGCCGGGCTGGTACGCCACTACGGCGCCCGGCACGGGTTGTGGCAGCTCGACCCCGACATCGCCTACCTGTCCGGCGCCGAGCTGCCGCCGGGCGTCCGAGGCTTCGAGGTGCTCGAGCAGCTGGACTTCGACGAGCGCCGACTGCGCCAGGCGCTCACGGGGCTGGACTGCGGGGCGCTGGAGATCCTGGTCCGCGGCGTGCCGGTCGACCCCGACGCGCTGCGGCGACGGCTGCGGCCGCGTGGGGGCCGCGCGCTGTCGGTGGTGGTCACCCGCCTCGGCTCGGGGTCGGCCGGCCGCGCCACGGCCTACATCTGCCGGGCCTCGCGATAG
- a CDS encoding esterase, which translates to MRHLLTAAVLLTAALSGWPSAAAAPASCASVGGTVDAGQLCHVHATGPMYTLNMAFPADYPDEQALIEYVTQNRDGFVNVAQASGPRDQPYQMEATVEQHFAGQAPHNTRSVVLKFFQDVGGSRTSTWYKAFNYNLGTKQPITFDNLFAPNSSPLDAIFPLVKHDLERQNAVGATILPSTGLDPTHYQNFAITDDELIFYFAPGEMLPAFAGPSQAQVPRNAIPPLAL; encoded by the coding sequence ATGCGTCATCTGCTTACGGCCGCGGTGCTCCTTACCGCGGCCCTGTCCGGCTGGCCGTCGGCCGCCGCCGCGCCGGCGTCGTGCGCGAGCGTGGGTGGCACCGTCGACGCAGGCCAGCTGTGTCACGTGCATGCCACTGGCCCGATGTACACGCTGAACATGGCGTTTCCCGCCGACTACCCCGACGAGCAGGCGCTGATCGAATACGTCACGCAGAACCGCGACGGGTTCGTCAACGTGGCGCAGGCCTCCGGGCCGCGCGATCAGCCTTACCAGATGGAAGCCACCGTCGAGCAGCACTTCGCCGGGCAGGCGCCGCACAACACCCGCAGCGTCGTGCTCAAGTTCTTCCAGGACGTCGGCGGATCCCGCACGTCCACCTGGTACAAGGCGTTCAACTACAACCTGGGCACCAAGCAGCCGATCACGTTCGACAACCTGTTCGCTCCCAACAGTTCGCCACTGGACGCCATCTTCCCGCTGGTAAAGCACGACCTGGAACGGCAGAACGCGGTGGGCGCCACCATCCTGCCGTCGACGGGCCTGGACCCAACGCACTACCAGAACTTCGCGATCACCGACGACGAGCTGATCTTTTACTTCGCGCCGGGGGAGATGCTGCCCGCGTTCGCCGGCCCCAGCCAGGCCCAGGTGCCGCGCAACGCCATCCCGCCGCTGGCGCTGTAG
- a CDS encoding outer membrane protein assembly factor BamB family protein — protein MEIEVLARQLVSGLRRWSSAVLAAALAGGLAGCGNTDSWVDAAPSQGWSAQYADAANSSYTATGGATKLSLRWTRSVKGSLGAAPALSARGYLAVNAQTPAGCSLMEWENDDNGRQRWCVRLFQGGGFAGPLFDGFDNLYVGQPGAFLSFPVTQWTRWRQPVIGMPSTPRFLGGGQLLVSTHLGQLLVFDAHRGEVVGSPVDLVDGVDPTDATRGLADCAPARPGCPVAAAPAYSAASSTAVLGVWQPGAAAAALVGLKYHPGQSPLLSREWTSDAVGAGVIASPVLSADGATVYVNGRDQRLWALTAADGKPKWSVPLGFLAQTPPAVTPQGLIVSGGGPDTRLVAFKDAGNHADQVWRRDDVSPLASSSLAGSGVGYTVATGPPAGDNAGMSLLVFDPGNGHTLNSYPLPAATGYPVGVSVGTDRRVVTATSDGQVYSFAAS, from the coding sequence TTGGAAATCGAGGTGCTTGCCCGACAACTCGTCAGTGGGCTTCGGCGCTGGTCGTCTGCTGTGCTCGCGGCTGCGCTGGCCGGCGGGCTCGCCGGTTGCGGCAACACCGATTCGTGGGTCGACGCGGCGCCGTCGCAGGGCTGGTCCGCGCAGTACGCCGACGCGGCGAACAGCAGCTACACCGCGACGGGCGGGGCCACCAAGCTGTCGCTGCGCTGGACGCGGTCGGTCAAGGGCAGCCTGGGTGCCGCGCCGGCGCTGAGCGCGCGCGGCTACCTCGCCGTCAACGCGCAGACGCCCGCCGGATGCTCGCTCATGGAATGGGAGAACGACGACAACGGCCGGCAGCGCTGGTGCGTGCGGCTGTTCCAGGGCGGCGGCTTCGCCGGCCCGTTGTTCGACGGCTTCGACAACCTCTATGTTGGTCAGCCGGGTGCATTCTTGTCGTTTCCGGTCACGCAGTGGACGCGCTGGCGGCAGCCGGTGATCGGAATGCCGTCCACCCCGCGGTTTCTCGGCGGCGGCCAGCTGCTGGTGAGCACGCACCTGGGTCAGCTGCTGGTGTTCGACGCGCACCGCGGCGAGGTGGTCGGCAGCCCGGTGGACCTGGTCGACGGCGTCGACCCGACCGACGCGACGCGCGGACTGGCCGACTGCGCACCCGCCCGCCCAGGCTGCCCGGTCGCGGCCGCCCCGGCCTACTCGGCGGCCAGCTCGACGGCGGTGCTCGGCGTCTGGCAACCGGGTGCCGCGGCGGCGGCGCTGGTCGGGCTGAAGTACCACCCGGGACAGTCGCCGCTGCTCTCCCGGGAGTGGACCAGCGACGCCGTCGGCGCCGGGGTGATCGCCAGTCCGGTGTTGTCCGCGGACGGCGCGACGGTCTACGTCAATGGTCGCGACCAACGGCTGTGGGCCCTGACCGCCGCCGACGGAAAGCCGAAATGGTCGGTGCCGCTGGGGTTTTTGGCCCAGACGCCGCCCGCGGTCACGCCGCAGGGGCTGATCGTGTCGGGCGGCGGCCCCGACACCCGGCTGGTGGCGTTCAAGGATGCCGGCAACCACGCCGATCAGGTCTGGCGCCGCGACGACGTCAGCCCGCTGGCGTCGTCGAGCCTGGCCGGTTCCGGGGTGGGCTACACCGTCGCCACCGGCCCGCCGGCCGGCGACAACGCCGGCATGTCGTTACTGGTGTTCGATCCCGGCAACGGCCACACCCTGAACAGCTATCCGCTTCCCGCGGCCACCGGCTATCCCGTCGGCGTCTCGGTGGGCACCGATCGACGGGTGGTCACCGCCACCAGCGACGGTCAGGTGTACAGCTTCGCGGCCTCCTAG
- a CDS encoding acyltransferase, with translation MTSMWGAPVHRRWRGHRLRDPRQAKFLTVDSLKWVLRNRAYTPWYLVRYWRLLKFKLANPHIITRGMVFIGKGVEIHATPELAQLEIGRWVHIGDKNTIRAHEGSLRFGDKVVLGRDNVINCYLDIELGDSVLMADWCYVCDFDHRMDDITLPIKDQGIIKSPVRIGPDTWVGVKVTVLRGTSIGRGCVLGSHAVVRGVVPDYSIAVGAPAKVVKNRQLSWESSAAQRAELAAALADIERKKAAR, from the coding sequence GTGACGAGCATGTGGGGCGCCCCGGTCCATCGTCGCTGGCGGGGCCATCGGCTGCGGGATCCACGCCAGGCCAAGTTCCTGACGGTGGACTCGCTGAAGTGGGTGCTGCGCAACCGCGCTTACACCCCGTGGTACTTGGTGCGCTACTGGCGGCTGCTGAAGTTCAAGCTGGCCAATCCGCACATCATCACCCGCGGCATGGTGTTCATCGGCAAGGGTGTCGAGATTCACGCGACGCCCGAACTGGCGCAGCTCGAAATCGGACGCTGGGTGCACATCGGCGACAAGAACACCATCCGGGCGCACGAGGGCTCGCTGCGGTTCGGCGACAAAGTGGTCTTGGGCCGCGACAACGTCATCAACTGTTACCTCGACATCGAACTCGGCGATTCGGTGCTGATGGCCGACTGGTGCTACGTCTGCGACTTCGACCACCGGATGGACGACATCACGCTGCCCATCAAGGATCAGGGCATCATCAAGTCCCCGGTGCGGATCGGCCCGGACACCTGGGTCGGCGTCAAGGTCACGGTGCTGCGGGGCACCTCGATCGGGCGCGGCTGCGTGTTGGGTTCGCACGCCGTCGTGCGCGGTGTGGTCCCCGACTACTCCATCGCGGTCGGCGCCCCGGCCAAGGTCGTCAAGAATCGGCAGTTGTCGTGGGAGAGTTCGGCCGCCCAGCGCGCCGAATTGGCTGCCGCCCTTGCGGATATCGAACGCAAGAAGGCGGCCCGCTGA
- a CDS encoding cryptochrome/photolyase family protein gives MSALLWFRRDLRLGDHPALAAAAEDADVLACFVLDPRLEKSSGQRRLQFLGDALRQLRDDLGGRLLVVRGRPEQRIPFIAREIDASAVHISEDFAPFGRRRDERVRAALDTVPLVATGSPYLVSPGRVTKKDGSPYKVFTPFLSAWREIGWRKPAPTSADSARWIDPAQLSQQPCEIPDPGANLDLAAGEAAAMKSWKSFSDKALQRYHEDRNRPDLPGTSRMSAHLKFGTIHPRTLVAGLHLRTKGAQTYLRELAFRDFYADVLHHWPASAWHNWNGQFDAISTDTGVAAKRRFESWKAGETGFPMVDAGMRQLRETGFMHNRVRMIVASFLVKDLHLPWQWGAAWFLDQLVDGDMANNQHGWQWCAGSGTDAAPYFRVFNPTTQGEKFDPSGDYIRRWVPELADVDDAHLRKAERPAGYPPPIVDHGAERAEALRRYQSL, from the coding sequence GTGTCCGCGCTGTTGTGGTTTCGGCGCGATCTGCGGTTGGGTGACCATCCGGCGCTGGCCGCCGCCGCCGAGGATGCAGACGTGCTCGCCTGCTTCGTGCTCGACCCGCGCCTAGAGAAGTCGTCGGGTCAACGCCGTCTGCAATTTCTCGGCGACGCGCTGCGGCAGCTGCGCGACGACCTGGGCGGTCGGCTGTTGGTGGTCCGCGGCCGACCCGAGCAGCGAATCCCGTTCATTGCCAGGGAAATCGATGCCTCGGCCGTGCACATCTCCGAGGATTTCGCGCCGTTCGGCAGGCGGCGTGACGAGCGGGTCCGCGCGGCGCTGGACACGGTGCCGCTGGTCGCCACGGGGTCGCCCTATCTGGTATCGCCCGGCCGGGTGACGAAGAAGGACGGATCGCCATACAAGGTGTTCACACCGTTCCTGAGTGCGTGGCGCGAAATCGGTTGGCGCAAACCGGCGCCCACCAGCGCCGATTCGGCGCGCTGGATCGACCCCGCACAGCTGAGCCAGCAGCCGTGCGAGATTCCCGACCCCGGTGCCAACCTGGACCTCGCCGCCGGTGAGGCCGCGGCGATGAAGAGCTGGAAGTCTTTCTCCGACAAAGCTTTACAACGCTATCACGAGGATCGCAACCGGCCCGACCTGCCGGGCACCAGCCGGATGTCGGCACATCTGAAGTTCGGCACCATCCATCCCCGCACCCTGGTCGCCGGCCTGCACCTGCGTACCAAGGGCGCGCAAACCTATTTGCGGGAGCTGGCATTTCGCGACTTCTACGCCGATGTGCTGCACCACTGGCCGGCCAGCGCCTGGCACAACTGGAACGGCCAGTTCGACGCTATATCGACCGACACCGGGGTCGCGGCCAAACGCCGCTTCGAATCCTGGAAGGCCGGCGAAACTGGCTTTCCCATGGTCGATGCCGGGATGCGCCAACTGCGTGAGACCGGCTTCATGCACAACCGGGTGCGGATGATCGTGGCCTCGTTCCTGGTCAAGGACCTGCACCTGCCCTGGCAATGGGGCGCCGCCTGGTTCCTCGACCAGCTCGTCGACGGCGACATGGCCAACAATCAGCACGGATGGCAGTGGTGCGCGGGATCCGGCACCGACGCCGCGCCGTATTTCCGGGTGTTCAACCCGACCACGCAGGGCGAGAAGTTCGACCCGTCGGGCGACTACATCCGCCGCTGGGTGCCCGAACTGGCCGACGTCGACGATGCGCACCTGCGCAAAGCCGAGAGGCCGGCGGGATACCCGCCGCCGATCGTGGACCACGGCGCCGAGCGCGCCGAGGCGTTGCGCCGCTATCAGAGCCTGTAA
- a CDS encoding TspO/MBR family protein, producing MKKSTLATTTLAVAAAAGAGSIASPARVAGWYTRLRKPAFQPPAAVFPVAWTALYADIAATSAATIDRYRAAGQPERARSYAVALGLNLVLNAGWSWLFFRYHKLGASALGAAVLTASSADLARRAAQADPREGVALSPYPLWCTFATVLATSVWRLNRGHE from the coding sequence ATGAAGAAATCGACACTGGCCACAACCACCCTTGCCGTGGCCGCGGCGGCGGGTGCCGGAAGCATTGCCAGCCCGGCCCGCGTCGCCGGCTGGTACACCCGGCTACGCAAGCCGGCATTCCAGCCGCCCGCCGCCGTGTTCCCCGTCGCCTGGACCGCCCTGTACGCCGACATCGCCGCGACATCGGCGGCGACCATCGACCGATATCGCGCGGCGGGCCAACCCGAGAGGGCGCGCAGCTATGCCGTAGCGCTGGGCCTCAATCTGGTGCTCAACGCGGGATGGAGTTGGCTGTTCTTCCGCTATCACAAGCTCGGTGCGTCGGCGCTCGGGGCGGCCGTTCTAACGGCCAGCAGCGCCGACCTGGCCCGCCGCGCCGCGCAGGCCGACCCACGGGAGGGCGTCGCGCTGTCGCCGTATCCGTTGTGGTGCACCTTTGCGACCGTGTTGGCCACGTCTGTCTGGCGGCTCAACCGCGGTCACGAATAG